In the Piscinibacter sp. XHJ-5 genome, one interval contains:
- a CDS encoding ABC transporter substrate-binding protein yields MPTRRHLLAAVASLPFTSRAFAADWPDVMRAARGQTVYFNAWAGSERINAYLQWAGAEVDKRHGVKLEHVKIADTAEVVKRVRSEKQAGRTSQGSADMVWINGENFVAMKRDGLLFGPFSERLPHYVHVDVSGKPTTRVDFSEPVDGMEAPWGMAQLTFFGDGKRVPQPPRSLSELIDFARRHPGRFTYPKPPDFHGTTFLKQVLLEASRDRQPFYAPVDAHRFAAHSAPLWSTLEVLHPLLWRHGRQFPASNTAMRQMLADGELLITLTFNPNEAATEIAARRLPASVVSWQHAGGTIGNTHFLAIPFNAKAKEGAQVVIDFLLSPAAQARKADVAHWGDPTVLAVERLPAADKALFSQADAPGVVAHVAPALPEPHASWVEAIEREWTRRYGQ; encoded by the coding sequence ATGCCCACTCGCCGACACCTTCTCGCCGCCGTCGCGAGCCTTCCCTTCACCTCGCGCGCCTTCGCTGCCGACTGGCCCGATGTCATGCGCGCCGCCCGCGGGCAGACCGTCTACTTCAACGCCTGGGCCGGCAGCGAACGCATCAATGCCTACCTGCAATGGGCCGGCGCCGAGGTCGACAAGCGCCACGGCGTGAAGCTGGAGCACGTGAAGATCGCCGACACCGCCGAGGTGGTGAAGCGCGTGCGCTCCGAGAAGCAGGCCGGGCGCACGTCGCAGGGCTCGGCCGACATGGTGTGGATCAACGGCGAGAACTTCGTCGCGATGAAGCGCGACGGGCTGCTGTTCGGCCCGTTCTCCGAGCGGCTGCCCCACTATGTTCATGTCGACGTCAGCGGCAAGCCCACGACGCGCGTCGACTTCTCCGAGCCGGTGGACGGCATGGAAGCGCCCTGGGGCATGGCGCAGCTCACCTTCTTCGGCGACGGCAAGCGCGTGCCGCAGCCGCCGCGCAGCCTGTCCGAGCTGATCGATTTCGCGCGGCGCCACCCGGGCCGCTTCACCTACCCGAAGCCGCCCGACTTCCACGGCACGACCTTCCTCAAGCAGGTGCTGCTCGAGGCCAGCAGGGATCGCCAGCCGTTCTACGCGCCGGTCGATGCCCATCGCTTCGCGGCGCACAGCGCGCCCTTGTGGTCGACGCTGGAGGTGCTGCACCCGCTGCTGTGGCGCCACGGCCGGCAGTTCCCGGCCAGCAACACGGCAATGCGGCAGATGCTGGCCGACGGCGAGCTGCTGATCACGCTCACCTTCAACCCCAACGAGGCCGCCACCGAGATCGCCGCCAGGCGGCTGCCCGCGTCGGTGGTGAGCTGGCAGCACGCAGGCGGCACCATCGGCAACACGCACTTCCTCGCGATCCCGTTCAACGCCAAGGCCAAGGAAGGCGCGCAGGTGGTGATCGATTTCCTGCTGTCGCCGGCAGCCCAGGCGCGCAAGGCGGACGTCGCGCACTGGGGCGATCCCACGGTGCTCGCGGTGGAGCGACTGCCCGCGGCCGACAAGGCCTTGTTCAGCCAGGCCGATGCACCCGGCGTGGTGGCGCATGTGGCGCCGGCCCTGCCGGAGCCGCATGCGTCGTGGGTCGAGGCCATCGAGCGCGAATGGACTCGGCGCTACGGGCAGTGA
- a CDS encoding DoxX family protein, with protein sequence MTMLARLWAWGECAIEALNRVQPAAQVLARWTVAEAFFRSGLTKLNDWGTTLALFADEYHVPLLPPEVAAVLGTTGELVLPVLLLLGFGGRFAAAGLFIVNAVAVASLNDIAPAALQQHVFWGSLLAGLVLWGPGRWSVDRVVAPWLRQRLMGEGEASSRYTAAA encoded by the coding sequence ATGACGATGCTTGCGAGACTCTGGGCGTGGGGCGAATGCGCGATCGAGGCGCTGAACCGGGTGCAGCCTGCAGCGCAAGTGCTCGCGCGCTGGACCGTCGCCGAAGCCTTCTTCCGTTCGGGCCTGACCAAGCTGAACGATTGGGGCACGACGCTCGCGCTCTTCGCCGACGAATACCACGTGCCGCTGCTCCCTCCCGAGGTCGCAGCGGTGCTCGGCACCACCGGCGAGCTGGTGCTGCCGGTGCTGTTGCTGCTGGGCTTCGGCGGCCGGTTCGCCGCAGCAGGACTGTTCATCGTCAACGCCGTCGCGGTGGCCAGCCTGAACGACATCGCCCCCGCGGCGCTGCAGCAGCACGTGTTCTGGGGCAGCCTGCTGGCCGGCCTTGTGCTGTGGGGGCCGGGTCGCTGGTCGGTGGATCGCGTCGTCGCGCCATGGCTGCGCCAGCGCCTGATGGGTGAAGGAGAGGCTTCGAGTCGATACACTGCCGCGGCGTAG
- a CDS encoding putative DNA-binding domain-containing protein, whose translation MSLEADRQRRLVASLLVDVAGPGSLAVRGPEARALRGLQAYRANADASAARALASAFPTVELLIGHEDFALLARRFWRERPPQRGDLGEWGDLFADWLAAEERLADWPYVGDCARLDWALHVCERAADAELDPATIERLGDTDPSRLVAVLAPGLALIDSRWPIARIHAAHRDPHDRGFAAVREAIAREEGECVLVAREGWKAIATALAPAHAPWMRSLIAGCDLGRALEQAPQGFDFGAWLATALQSGWVKGLRVLPD comes from the coding sequence ATGAGCCTTGAAGCCGATCGCCAACGCCGGCTCGTCGCCAGCCTGCTGGTCGATGTCGCCGGTCCCGGATCGCTGGCCGTGCGCGGGCCCGAGGCGCGGGCGCTGCGCGGGCTGCAGGCCTATCGCGCGAACGCCGATGCGTCGGCCGCACGCGCCCTCGCCAGCGCCTTTCCCACCGTGGAGCTGCTGATCGGCCACGAGGATTTCGCGCTGCTCGCGCGACGCTTCTGGCGGGAGCGGCCTCCGCAGCGCGGCGACCTCGGGGAATGGGGCGACTTGTTCGCCGATTGGCTGGCGGCCGAGGAAAGGCTGGCCGACTGGCCCTACGTGGGTGATTGCGCGCGGCTCGACTGGGCGCTGCACGTGTGCGAGCGTGCCGCCGACGCCGAGCTCGACCCCGCGACGATCGAGCGCCTCGGCGACACCGATCCGTCGCGCCTCGTCGCCGTGCTGGCCCCCGGTCTCGCGCTGATCGATTCGCGCTGGCCGATCGCCCGGATCCATGCGGCGCACCGCGACCCGCACGACCGGGGCTTTGCCGCCGTCCGCGAGGCGATCGCCCGGGAGGAAGGCGAATGCGTGCTGGTCGCCCGCGAGGGATGGAAGGCGATCGCGACTGCGCTCGCGCCCGCGCACGCGCCCTGGATGCGATCGCTGATCGCCGGTTGCGACCTGGGGCGCGCGCTCGAGCAGGCGCCCCAGGGCTTCGACTTCGGCGCCTGGCTGGCCACCGCGCTGCAATCGGGGTGGGTGAAAGGATTGCGCGTGCTGCCCGACTGA